The DNA sequence GataatgggggtgatggggttGATGAGGTtgatgggggtaatgggggggggcagTGATGTGGGTGGTGTGAAGGGAATGATGGTGCTGACAGTGGAAGCcccacacagccacacacagccacagagacacacagagccccatagaagcccTACAGAGtcccatagaagccccatagagccccacagtgccccatagagccccatagagccccacagtgccccatagaagccccacagtgccccatagagccccacagtgccccatagaagccccatagagccccacagtgccccataaaGCCCCACAGTGTCCCGGCACGTCGCGGGCGCCATTTTCATAGTGAGGAATAGCGTCACTTCCGGCAAGGTggattgtgggatataacgcggcatAACGCGGCATAACGCGGCATCTGGAGGTCGCCATttttgatcatgcgcagtagCGTCGCTTCCGGTATGGTGCATTATGGGATATAACGTGGCATAACGAGGCATCTGGAGTTCGCCATTTTGGTCATGCGCAGTAGCGTCGCTTCCGGtatggtgcattgtgggatataacgcggcatAACGAGGCATCCGGAGGTCGCCATTTTGGTCATGCGCAGTAGCGTCGCTTCCGGtatggtgcattgtgggatataacgagGCATCtggaggtcgccattttgatcatgcgcagtagcgtcgcttccggtatggtgcattgtgggatataacgcggcatAACGAGGCATCtggaggtcgccattttgatcatgcgcagtagCGTCGCTTCCGGCAAGGTGCATTGCGGGATATAACGCCTCATTTGGTGGGCGCCATTTTGCTCGCGAGCAATGGCGTCTTTTCCGGCGGAGGGGATTGTGGGATATCAGTGATACCGCCTTCTTATTTCCGGTTCCGGCTGTGGGGGGTGCAGTTCTGTTTCCGGCTGCCCGTTTCCGGTGTTTCCGCCATGGGGCTGCGGGGGGCTCGGGGGGTCCCGGTTGGACCCGGAACCGGCCGCTTATTTACAACGGGAGTCACGAGGAGATGGGGGAGGAGCCAGAGGGACCCCGCGCTCCATAGAGACGCcctgagccccatagagccccacatGGAGCCTAGAAGGGAACGCGGCGCCATTTTGGGGCCCAATCCAGGTATTTGGGGGCCACATCCGGGTATTTTGGGGGGTTTTAGTGGTTGGGTCCCCGCCCCGCGTCCTGCCGCACCATATAAGGGCATCGCTGACGTCACGCTCGCCGTTACCAGGCAACGGCAGCGGCGGGGTTTCCCCGAGGTCTCCTCTCTTCCTTATAAGGAGCGGGGCGTGTCCTCGTGGGGGCGAGCCGGGATGGCGGCTTCCTATTGGCTGCCGAGCCGGCGGGGGAGCGGGGCCGAACGGCGCATTCCCATTGGCGAATGGAAGGGGCGTGGCGGGATGACGCGCTCCCATTGGCTGCCAGAGGCGCGGCGCAGCGGAGCGATGGCGGCGGCGGTGCTGAgccggggcgggggcggcggggcggtgAGTGGAGGCCGCGGGTCCGTCCCGCTCCGGTTCCCCCCGTTAAACCCCTTCGTGCCCCCCCCGGTCCCGGCCCAACGGGTCCCTTTGGCCCCGCCCCTTTCCACCTgcaggccccgccccctcccggATCCAGGTAACGATCCCGCCCTCCTTTGTGGGCGTGGTCACGGAGCCCCGCCCCGTGTCCGGCCcctttaaggggggggggggggcgcaaACCCACGTGGGCGCCACGTGTGGGAACGTGGGTCCGGGACCCCCCACAATGGAAGCCCCGCCCCCCTCGGGCCGCCGCGGGAAATGGGGGGGGTTGGGCTGAATGGGGGGAGGCGGGGGGGATTCCAGCATCGGGGGTGGGGGTTCACGGGGTGGTTGTGTGGCCTAACGGGGACACCCCCACCCATGTGTACCGCCCACCACCCTGTGTTCCCCACCCTGGTGTAACCCCCCCCCGTGTAACCCCCCACCGCAGCCGTGTAACCCCCCCACCGCCCGTGTAACCCCCCACGCCTGTGTTACCCCCGCCCACGTCCTGTGTAACCCCCCCCACCCTGCTGTTAAACCCCCCATCCGACCCTGTGTAACCCCCCCACCCTGTGTACCACACCCCCCCACCCTGTGTAGAGCGCGCGCCACCCCTCTTGTAACCCCCCGCCACCCTGTGTAACCACCCCGTGTAACGCCCCCACCCTGTGTAACCCCCCCACCCTGTGTTCCCCCCCCAGGTTCTCTCAGCGCTGCTGGGTGCCCGGCGTCCTTACAGCAGCATCTTTAGGGTAagggggtctttgggggggggtttatgggCGCCCCCGGTGCCTTTGTCACCTTTAGCAGCGGTTCCTATGGGGCTATTGCCATGTCCCACCTTGTTTGGGTACTTCTGAGGTCTGTACTGGGGTCTTTGTTATGGGGTTCCTCGGTACTGGGGTCCCTTTGGAGTTTTCCCATCACTGGGGATTCCTGTTGGGGTCCCACTGGGTCCCTGCCTCCATCACGTCCctattttgggggggggttacaggcagcagagctgcgtGTGGAGCACAGTCCCCACCCGAAGCCCAAGCCCCCCCCGGAGCACCTGAAATTCGGTCAGGCCTTCACTGACCACATGCTGACCATCGAGTGGAGCCGGGCGGATGGATGGGGACCCCCCCACATTCGCCCCTTCCAGGACCTGCGCCTGCACCCCGCGTCCTCTGCGCTTCACTATGCTGTGGAGGTGAGTCCCAAAACAGCCTGAAATCATCCCcctacaaacacacaaaaaggcTGCGGAAcaaccccaaaatgccccaaataaCCCTTCCAGAACCACACCAAGCCCTCTGGGGCCCATagccccattcccagcactCCCAGTACCCATAACCCCATTCCCAGCACTCCCAGTACCCATAACCCCATTCCCAGCACTCCCAGTACCCATAACCCCGTTCCCATCACTCCCAGTACCCATAGCCCCATTCCCATCACTCCCAGTACCCATagccccattcccagcactCCCAGTACCCGTAACCCCATTCCCAGTGCTTCCAGTACCCATAACCCCATTCCCATCACTCCCAGTACCCATAGCCCCATTCCCATCACTCCCAGTACCCATAACCCCATTCCCATCACTCCCAGTNTACCCATAACCCCATTCCCATCACTCCCAGTACCCATAACCCCATTCCCATCACTCCCAGTACCCATAACCCCATTCCCATCACTCCCAGTACCCGTAACCCCATTCCCATCACTCCCAGTACCCATAGCCCCATTCCCATCACTCCCAGTACCCGTAACCCCATTCCCAGCACTCCCAGTACCCATAACCCCATTCCCAGCACTCCCAGTACCCATAACCCTATTCCCATTACTCCCAGTACCCATAACCCCATTCCCATCACTCCCAGTACCCGTAACCCCATTCCCAGTGCTTCCAGTTCTCCCTGACTCCCCCCAGCTCTTTGAGGGCATGAAGGCTTTCCGTGGTGCTGATGACAAAATCCGCCTTTTTCGCCCCGAACTGAACATGGAACGGATGGGGCGCTCAGCCCAGAGGGTCTGCCTGCCTGTgagtgtccccatatccccatatcttGCCCCATATCTTGCCCCTGTGTCCCTAGGGATTAACaccccccccatgtccccctgcCCCCCCTGTCTGCAGCCCTTTGACCccgtggagctgctggagtgcaTTCGTGCCTTGGTGAGGCTGGAGCAGGACTGGGTGCCGCGCTCTGAAGCTGCCAGTCTGTACATCCGGCCCACCTACATCGGCACCGAGGTGGGGGCACGAAGTGGGGGGGTGGGctatgggatggggggaggtCTGGTCTGGAGAAGAGGGCGGGAGGGCACTGAGGGGCCTGGGAGAGGTGTAGGTGGGGAGCGTGGGGGTCTACAGGGGCTTTGGGGGGGCTCTTTGGGAAGGGTTGTGTTGGGGGGCAGCTGAGGGGGGTCTCCTGGGGGAGGTCAAGGGGgtgttggggtgggggtctgGTGGGGGAGTCCTGGGTTGGGGGGACAAAGGGACAGTGGAGGGGTCTGGGGGTTGTATGAAGCCTATGGGGGGTCTCTGAGGGGTCTctggggggttgtggggttgCCGGAGGAGTCGATGGGGGTCTCTGAAGGGATCCATAGGGGTCTCTGAAGGGGTCCCTCCCTGACCCCTCCATTCTTTTTGCAGCCATCACTGGGGGTGGCCCCCCCCGGGCGGGCGCTGCTCTTCGTCATCCTGTGCCCGGTGGGGCCCTATTTCCCGGGGGGGCACTTCAGCCCCGTGGGGCTCCTGGCTGACCCCGATCACGTCCGTGCCTGGCCGGGAGGGGCTGGGAACTGCAAACTGGGGGGGTGAGTGTGGGGGGGGTGCAGAACTGGGGGTGGTACCCGGCGGTAATGGGGGGGCTCCCAGGTGTGTCTGTGGGGTGGGGACATTGGGGTTAGGGTCAGTTGTGTATGGGGGGGAACCCAGGGTGGGCAATGAGGTGTGTGTAGGAGTGAAGAACCATTCTGAaggggggggtgtgggggagGTACATCCAGGTGTGTACGGATTGCTGATATTATGGGATGTGCACCCATGGGGTAGGACTCGTTTATGGGGTGGGGCGGatatttggggagggggagaacaGGATCACACAGTCACCCCCACACCCTCCGTGCCACCCCCAGGAACTACGGCCCCACCATTGCGCTGCAGCAGCAGGCGCaggccatgggctgccagcaggTCCTGTGGCTGTACggcccccagcagctgctgaccGAGGTGGGCACCATGAACCTCTTCATCTTCTGGCACCGCGAGGATGGGGGTACGTGGAAGGGGAGGGGGGTTAAAGGGGGTCGGGGGGCACCAAGGAACCCCCCGTAAACGTTGTGCTGCTGtctcagagctggagctggtgACCCCCCCATTGGACGGGCTCATCCTACCTGGGGTGATACGGCAGAGCCTCCTGGACATGGCACGGGAGTGGGTATGGATGGACGGGGGGTTGAGCTGGGGGGCGTTGGGGGTGTGGGAACGTTgggggctgctgtgtggggcGGGGGGCCAAGGGAAGGTCCGAGGGGGGCACGTGATGACATCACAACCCTGACAcctatttcccccccccaggGGGAGTTCGCAGTGCGGGAGGAGCCGCTGCCGATGGAGACGGTGCTGGAGGCGCTGCAGGGGGGGCGGCTGAAGGAGATGTTCGGTACCGGGACGGCGTGTGTGGTGTGCCCTGTGGGGGGCGTGCAGTACAAGGGGCaggtatgggggggatatggggggtggggggggtacAGGGATGTGGGGGTTTATGAggggggggggtatggggagggggtggaggtGGTAAGGGGGGTGTGGGTGACAATAGGGTGGCACTGGGGATGATAcatggggcagatatggggggttatggggttgatGGAAGGAGTATAGGGGGCAGGTGGGGGTCACGTGGACACTCCTAAGGGGTTAATGGGTGTCCAGGGGGTCCTGGCGTTGTCCTGATGCCGTTGTTCtgtctccccccaccccacagtgGTTCCCCATCCCCACAATGGAGAACGGCCCTGAGCTGGCGCAGCGCTTCCTGCGAGCACTGAGCGACATTCAGgtgggggccgggggggggaagggggggaaatCTtagtgggggaggggggaagttGTATAGGATGTGGGGAGGTCCCATGGGGGGATCCTGTCCCCATcagctgtccccatccctgcagtaTGGCCGCACACCCAGCGATTGGGCCC is a window from the Coturnix japonica isolate 7356 unplaced genomic scaffold, Coturnix japonica 2.1 chrUnrandom516, whole genome shotgun sequence genome containing:
- the LOC107307233 gene encoding branched-chain-amino-acid aminotransferase, cytosolic-like isoform X2, with amino-acid sequence MLTIEWSRADGWGPPHIRPFQDLRLHPASSALHYAVELFEGMKAFRGADDKIRLFRPELNMERMGRSAQRVCLPPFDPVELLECIRALVRLEQDWVPRSEAASLYIRPTYIGTEPSLGVAPPGRALLFVILCPVGPYFPGGHFSPVGLLADPDHVRAWPGGAGNCKLGGNYGPTIALQQQAQAMGCQQVLWLYGPQQLLTEVGTMNLFIFWHREDGELELVTPPLDGLILPGVIRQSLLDMAREWGEFAVREEPLPMETVLEALQGGRLKEMFGTGTACVVCPVGGVQYKGQWFPIPTMENGPELAQRFLRALSDIQYGRTPSDWAQPL
- the LOC107307233 gene encoding branched-chain-amino-acid aminotransferase, cytosolic-like isoform X1, which gives rise to MAASYWLPSRRGSGAERRIPIGEWKGRGGMTRSHWLPEARRSGAMAAAVLSRGGGGGAVLSALLGARRPYSSIFRAAELRVEHSPHPKPKPPPEHLKFGQAFTDHMLTIEWSRADGWGPPHIRPFQDLRLHPASSALHYAVELFEGMKAFRGADDKIRLFRPELNMERMGRSAQRVCLPPFDPVELLECIRALVRLEQDWVPRSEAASLYIRPTYIGTEPSLGVAPPGRALLFVILCPVGPYFPGGHFSPVGLLADPDHVRAWPGGAGNCKLGGNYGPTIALQQQAQAMGCQQVLWLYGPQQLLTEVGTMNLFIFWHREDGELELVTPPLDGLILPGVIRQSLLDMAREWGEFAVREEPLPMETVLEALQGGRLKEMFGTGTACVVCPVGGVQYKGQWFPIPTMENGPELAQRFLRALSDIQYGRTPSDWAQPL
- the LOC107307233 gene encoding branched-chain-amino-acid aminotransferase, mitochondrial-like isoform X3, giving the protein MGTPPHSPLPGPAPAPRVLCASLCCGVLPVLPDSPQLFEGMKAFRGADDKIRLFRPELNMERMGRSAQRVCLPPFDPVELLECIRALVRLEQDWVPRSEAASLYIRPTYIGTEPSLGVAPPGRALLFVILCPVGPYFPGGHFSPVGLLADPDHVRAWPGGAGNCKLGGNYGPTIALQQQAQAMGCQQVLWLYGPQQLLTEVGTMNLFIFWHREDGELELVTPPLDGLILPGVIRQSLLDMAREWGEFAVREEPLPMETVLEALQGGRLKEMFGTGTACVVCPVGGVQYKGQWFPIPTMENGPELAQRFLRALSDIQYGRTPSDWAQPL